The stretch of DNA CGAGGATGATTTGAATGAGACAGAGGACTCGGAATCGAGCAAATCATTGGTTCTCACttcaaagggaaaaagaagagcCCGTCGAAGAGAGGAAAGGAGGCAAAAGAGGAGAATCATTGAGAGAAGCCTTAATTCAAATGGCACAAAGGTTTGCATATTAATTAATTTTACGCACATTATAGAATAAGACGATCTTACTGTGAGTCAGTTATTTTTGTATCCAATTCCTTTATTTGTAGAGGCTTTTTATGGTGGTCTAGAATTGTGATTATTGTAGAGCTATATGAAACTGTTAATTGATTAGTCGGAATAATTTTCGGAAGTATTGTGATTGTAGAGCTATATGAAACTATTAAATTTTGGTCCTAGTGAATAATTTAcgtttattttattttgtgagGTGAAATTAGAGAAAAAAGTAAATTACTGACTGGGACAGAGGGTAATATGAAAACATAAATAAAGTAGAATACTGATCATATtaacatttttgttatttttccgATTAAAAGGCAGATGAAGTAGCTTCTGAAGTGAATTCATGGGCGGAGAAACAAACAGGCGGCCTCATTAAAGATTTGCTACCTCCTGGATCAGTTGATAACATGACGAGGCTTATATTCGCAAATGCATTGTACTTTAAAGGAGAATGGAATCAGAAGTTTGATCGATCGGAAACAGAAGAAAACGACTTCCATCTCCTCGATGGCACCTCGGTCAAAGTGCCCTTCATGACCAGCTACAAAAAACAGTTTATCAGAACTTGTCATGGTTTCAAAGTCCTTGAACTGCCTTACAAGCAAGGCAAGGACAAGCGCCGCCAATTCTCCATGATTTTCCTTCTTCCAAATAAAAAAGACGGATTGTTAGCGTTATCTGAGAAAGTGGCTTCTAAACCCGGTTTCCTAGACAAACACCTTCCAACTGAGAAAGTCAAAGTTGGGGATTTTAGACTACCGCGGTTCAAAATATCATTTGGGTTTGAAGCTTCTAAGGTCTTGAAGGGTTTAGGAATTAACTTGGCTTTCTCGGGGGGTGACCTAACCGAGATGGTAGACTCTCCCGAGGCTGAAGACCTTTATGTTTCGAATATTTTCCATAAAGCATTTATTAAGGTGAACGAGGAAGGCACAGAAGCCGCTGCAGCTTCTGCCATAAAATTTCAACTTATGTGTGCTATAAGAGTCCCGAGagtagactttgtggctgatcATCCATTCATCTATTTGATCAGAGAGAACACGACTGGAGTCGTGTTATTCGTCGGACATGTCGTGAATCCTCTTAAGAATTAGGAAAAGATTTCAAGTTTACTGACAAAATGTTTTATTGCTCGTCTTCTGCTGTGTGTTAACTAAGTATCAATTGATCCTCTAGTCTTTCCTCTTTACTTTCACTCATCTTGAATCAATAATCATACGCAAATTCTCGTTTCAAACGGACAATTTTGTCTAGAACAAATAAGACAGATTTTGTATTTTATGTTCAAATGTAACTACAATGGTCAAGTTAGTGTTACAGCTTATGATAACTTATTTTCCAAAAGTGGTACATTTGACTGTAAAATGGTCTCAAATTCAtgtcttattatttcagaccaaaatagCCCGTCTGAAGGGAAACCAACTCTCATAATCATATGTCATTATACTTTTTGTTAATGTCACAACAATACAAGTTAAGTTTAAGGACATGTTATTGTTAATCGTTTCTCAAACATGAGTGACATTAGTAATTTCGGAATTGTGTTATACCTTTCGTAATTAAAAGTGATACTCCCTCTGTCGTACTCATTCTGTTTACCTTCGTTTTTGGCACAAATACCTagaagaaagaagaggattataTGTGTTGACAACTGACAAGCGCGTGATAGTGTCATTGAGTGATCAAATTAATCATAAaaacatattatagaaagttaaCAAATAAATGAGACACCCTAAAATGACACAGATAAACAAATGGCCGGGATGGAGAAAGTACTAATTACTCCGTAGTGTGTAACATAATCTTGCAATTTGAGACAATACTTTTATAGAATTTTTTGGATAATGAGTGTTTATGAGCAAATTAATTAGGTAATTAGTGTTCGTTTGAAACTATTTTTGTTCATAGTGTCCACGTCATTATtcgtattttttttatatttttatatgaAACCGTCAAGATAGTTTTATTCTCCAAAATAATCTTATTCAGTAATTTTTAGGGAAGGCACAAGTCATTCTAAAATTACTAATAAGTATGTTTATGAGACAGAAAATAACATCATGCTCTTAGAAAACGTGTAGTATCATTAtcattttcctttttctttcaagACTTTTTGTTACAAATGAAGACGGACCAAATGCTTTCATTTTAAAGACAAAAAACAAATCCAAAATTCGCAAGTTCCAAGCTTCTCGTACGTCTCACCCCCCGACTTTCTATGTACCTTCCTATTTCGTACTATCTGCCCATGCTCACGTTATCAACCCCCATCTACCTCTTGCTAATCTTAAATTTTTACctttaatattaattaaattaaattactccattaataaatttttttttttataggaGTATTAATTAAAGCTCATGGAAAATACTCCGTATTTACGAAACTACCCCGAAAACCACTTTATTTTTTCGGGTTTGAATTGGACCGGTCCAATTTAGATTCGTGTATGACTTATCTAAGACAAGTTACTATAACCAAATGAATACGGTTTCTTATAAGTTTGTTTAATAACAACCCGTATCTTTAAAAGAACATAAAAGAGTATAGGTCTTTTAGATGACGATAGTATATTAGACCGTATACGAGTTCATTGATTATGTCGGGTTAACTCGACTAATATCACTCAAATCAGATCAGTTTTATCGGCTTCTATTTCGTACTATGAAAATACTTTCCCAAGACTAGTTACTATGACCGAGTCACTGAACACAAATACGTACGAAGGTGATATCACTAAAACCTGTGAGAGACGATCTTttaataagttattgagagatcAGTCTTCCGTACCATTTTATTTGTATTtcttgacccttttgttgttgattgtgacATAGTAATTTCATACCTACTTACACAATAAATGTACTCATTTTATCTTTTATGATTTGTATCTATTTTATTACCtgtagtaccactttttcttaaaattgtaaaatattCTCTCAATAAACTTATTGAGAGACCATCTCTCAGGATACCTACTCAGGCGATATTACATATTTACTTTAATATTTAATCATACTTCTTATAACTTTTTCTTATAACTACTCATATATCTTTAATAAATGGACCGTTTTAAATCGAGTATTCAGGTCAACTTATGTAATGCAATTGCCATCAATCGGATCAATTTTATCAACTCCGTCATCATTAAACCTGACAAAACTGTTCCGACCGAAACCCAACCCACACTTCGATTGAGG from Silene latifolia isolate original U9 population chromosome 10, ASM4854445v1, whole genome shotgun sequence encodes:
- the LOC141607031 gene encoding serpin-ZX-like — translated: MDKGDMDDLRQLITDQTHVSLKIAHHVASTKSTPTNSVFSPLSLHVILGLIAAGSSGSTRDELLSVLGSNSIDDLNKLFSKIVPLVFADGTTSGGPRLRFANGVWVDESLPFKPEFKRVVEDLYKASCTQVNFAGNNAHNKKNKAESEGNKEERTRTETEDDLNETEDSESSKSLVLTSKGKRRARRREERRQKRRIIERSLNSNGTKADEVASEVNSWAEKQTGGLIKDLLPPGSVDNMTRLIFANALYFKGEWNQKFDRSETEENDFHLLDGTSVKVPFMTSYKKQFIRTCHGFKVLELPYKQGKDKRRQFSMIFLLPNKKDGLLALSEKVASKPGFLDKHLPTEKVKVGDFRLPRFKISFGFEASKVLKGLGINLAFSGGDLTEMVDSPEAEDLYVSNIFHKAFIKVNEEGTEAAAASAIKFQLMCAIRVPRVDFVADHPFIYLIRENTTGVVLFVGHVVNPLKN